One window from the genome of Paenibacillus azoreducens encodes:
- a CDS encoding reverse transcriptase domain-containing protein produces MRILGVPTVADRIAQMTAKLYFEPLVEPIFHPDSYGYRPGKSANDAVRVTRTRCWRYDWVLEFDIKGLFDNIDHELLIKAVRKHTDCPWVILYIQRWLTAPSK; encoded by the coding sequence GTGAGAATACTGGGCGTCCCGACTGTAGCCGACCGTATTGCGCAAATGACAGCCAAGCTGTACTTCGAGCCGTTAGTGGAACCAATCTTTCATCCTGACTCCTACGGGTACAGACCGGGAAAATCCGCAAATGATGCGGTTCGAGTGACCAGAACCAGATGCTGGCGATATGACTGGGTGTTGGAGTTTGACATTAAAGGTCTGTTCGACAACATCGACCATGAGCTGCTCATAAAAGCAGTTAGAAAACATACGGACTGCCCGTGGGTCATTCTCTACATCCAAAGATGGTTGACGGCCCCTTCCAAATGA
- a CDS encoding HAMP domain-containing protein, with protein sequence MRKIENEDFNVQFPVKGNDEIALLGQSLNNCPSA encoded by the coding sequence ATGCGAAAAATCGAGAACGAGGATTTTAACGTGCAATTTCCCGTGAAGGGGAACGATGAAATTGCTCTGCTGGGCCAAAGCTTAAACAATTGTCCGTCCGCTTAA
- a CDS encoding helix-turn-helix domain-containing protein — MAKKGLKFQHYPESVKREAIRLHLEEKWTYREITEHLGIHDKDREKRWMRKYREEGELVFEDHRGNPFRETTEEYRYIRRLEMENAVLKKWLAILN, encoded by the coding sequence ATGGCGAAAAAAGGTCTGAAGTTTCAGCATTATCCAGAATCCGTAAAACGTGAAGCCATTCGGCTGCATTTGGAGGAGAAGTGGACATATCGAGAGATCACAGAACACCTGGGGATTCATGATAAAGATCGAGAGAAAAGATGGATGAGAAAGTATCGTGAGGAAGGTGAGCTTGTATTCGAGGATCACAGGGGAAATCCATTTCGGGAAACAACCGAAGAATATCGATATATTAGGCGTTTGGAGATGGAGAATGCTGTTTTAAAAAAGTGGTTAGCAATCTTGAATTAG
- a CDS encoding IS3 family transposase produces MKRQMKYGYRRIQGELEREGWKVKHKKVLRLMQVMGFRSIIRRKRKSNPQGDGLVPRGAKNLLQRDFTAEAPDQKWVTDITQYAVGDTWLYLSAIKDLCTKDKSIQSIVFIHLLNFNYFASRKCVALF; encoded by the coding sequence GTGAAGCGACAAATGAAGTACGGTTACCGACGTATCCAGGGAGAGCTTGAGCGTGAAGGTTGGAAGGTCAAGCATAAAAAAGTTTTGCGTTTGATGCAAGTGATGGGATTTAGATCGATTATACGCCGTAAACGTAAGTCGAATCCTCAGGGAGATGGCTTAGTTCCTCGGGGAGCTAAAAATCTACTGCAGCGTGATTTTACAGCAGAAGCACCTGACCAAAAATGGGTGACTGACATCACGCAATATGCTGTTGGAGATACATGGTTGTATCTCTCTGCCATTAAGGACTTGTGTACGAAGGATAAGTCAATCCAGTCCATCGTATTCATTCATCTACTTAATTTTAATTATTTTGCTTCTCGAAAGTGCGTGGCTTTATTTTAG
- a CDS encoding transposase — MAYAGLDPGVHSSGKFTASSNRISKRGSKRLCRLT, encoded by the coding sequence GTGGCGTATGCGGGGTTGGATCCGGGTGTCCACAGCTCGGGGAAGTTTACGGCTAGTAGCAACCGCATCTCCAAGAGAGGCTCTAAGCGCTTATGTAGACTTACGTAG
- a CDS encoding carbohydrate ABC transporter permease has product MNTKKFSGLDIIKYLSLLIGVFVVLFPPYVIIVNSFKSSDEFNTASTMALPNSFFNFDNFKVVFERGGLLNGFSNTLIIICVALVFNIIFGTMVAYVLGRFSFKLKKAVFGAYLFATVIPSITTQVATFGIIKQLGLYNTLGAPIILYIGADVIQIILYLQFIRNIPVDLDENAMAEGATLFRIYRSIIFPLLTPATATLVILKSISIYNDMYTPYLYMPKQSLGVVTTVLMRFQGVNIADWNLISAAILLILLPTVILYFVLQKYIFEGVTSGAVK; this is encoded by the coding sequence ATGAATACCAAAAAATTTAGCGGACTGGACATCATCAAATACCTCTCCCTGTTGATCGGAGTATTCGTTGTCCTGTTTCCTCCTTACGTCATTATCGTAAACTCATTTAAGTCCAGCGATGAATTCAATACAGCCAGTACGATGGCGCTGCCTAACAGCTTTTTTAACTTTGATAATTTCAAGGTCGTTTTCGAGCGGGGCGGACTTCTAAATGGCTTTAGCAACACGTTGATTATTATTTGCGTTGCACTCGTTTTTAACATCATATTCGGCACGATGGTTGCTTACGTACTGGGCAGATTTTCGTTTAAATTGAAAAAAGCCGTATTCGGAGCCTACCTTTTCGCTACAGTTATTCCGAGCATCACGACCCAGGTTGCCACGTTCGGAATAATCAAGCAGCTTGGACTATACAATACGCTGGGGGCACCGATTATTCTCTATATTGGCGCCGACGTTATTCAAATTATTCTATACTTGCAATTCATCCGCAACATTCCAGTCGATCTCGATGAGAACGCCATGGCAGAAGGAGCCACTTTATTCCGTATTTACCGCTCGATTATTTTTCCTTTGCTGACTCCAGCCACGGCTACGCTCGTCATTCTGAAGTCGATCAGCATCTACAATGATATGTACACCCCGTATCTCTATATGCCAAAGCAGAGTCTTGGCGTAGTCACCACGGTGCTCATGCGCTTCCAAGGGGTCAACATCGCAGATTGGAACCTGATCAGTGCAGCTATATTATTGATTTTGCTGCCAACCGTCATCTTATACTTTGTACTGCAGAAATACATTTTTGAAGGCGTAACGAGCGGCGCAGTTAAATAA
- a CDS encoding carbohydrate ABC transporter permease has translation MFGTLSYKTQKNIIIFSFLLIPVALLLLFTYYPALKLVWFSFTDWDGYSLEKPWVGLDNYKEVFSNPDIFGVFTHNFAYFVMGVVQNIVAIYFAVLLNGRLRGRNVFRLLLFLPYIMNGVAVAFMFGYVFDTTQGSLNLLLQSIGLTKLGETSWLGTPGLVNYSLASTGLWRFMGYNMVIYIASLQAIPRDIYEAAKIDGANAWQTFWRITLPNMKPVIQLNLFLTVTGALEVFDLPFVLTKGGPAGASQTYVQRVVETAFAYSHYGLASAMSIILLFFVILVVGLQQFVLSRGGNSK, from the coding sequence ATGTTTGGAACCTTATCATATAAAACGCAGAAAAACATTATCATCTTTTCCTTTTTGCTAATACCGGTCGCCCTCCTGCTGCTCTTCACCTATTATCCGGCGCTCAAGCTGGTTTGGTTCAGCTTCACCGATTGGGACGGCTATAGCCTGGAGAAGCCCTGGGTAGGGCTGGATAATTATAAAGAAGTGTTCTCCAATCCAGATATTTTCGGCGTGTTTACCCATAACTTCGCTTATTTTGTCATGGGAGTCGTCCAAAATATCGTGGCCATTTATTTCGCCGTCCTCTTAAACGGGAGGCTGCGGGGAAGAAACGTATTTCGGCTGCTTCTGTTTCTTCCTTATATCATGAACGGTGTCGCGGTCGCCTTCATGTTCGGCTACGTGTTTGATACGACACAAGGCTCGCTCAACCTGCTGCTGCAGAGCATCGGACTAACAAAGCTGGGCGAAACGAGCTGGCTCGGCACGCCTGGCCTGGTCAACTACTCCCTGGCTTCAACTGGCTTGTGGCGGTTCATGGGCTATAACATGGTCATTTACATCGCATCCCTGCAAGCAATCCCGCGAGATATTTATGAAGCAGCAAAAATTGACGGGGCCAATGCCTGGCAGACCTTCTGGCGAATTACACTGCCGAACATGAAGCCGGTTATCCAGCTCAATTTGTTCCTTACCGTCACCGGTGCGCTGGAAGTATTCGATCTGCCGTTTGTACTCACCAAGGGCGGCCCGGCCGGAGCTTCTCAAACCTACGTACAGCGTGTGGTAGAGACCGCATTTGCCTATAGCCATTATGGCCTAGCCTCGGCCATGAGCATCATTCTGTTGTTTTTTGTCATCCTTGTCGTAGGCCTGCAGCAATTCGTTCTTAGCAGAGGAGGTAACAGCAAATGA
- a CDS encoding sensor histidine kinase, whose amino-acid sequence MSVRLRELIHQVYTFWLRQKEAELKALQAQINPHFLYNTLDMIYWTARREKAFDTNKLVEVTSKLFRISLTSGQEITTVSNEIEHLRNYIVIQRKRYENLIDFRLDIDDSVLTQPTVKLIHTPWSKTQSITG is encoded by the coding sequence TTGTCCGTCCGCTTAAGGGAACTGATCCATCAAGTCTACACGTTCTGGCTCAGGCAAAAGGAAGCCGAGCTAAAAGCGTTGCAGGCGCAAATCAATCCCCATTTTCTTTACAATACGCTTGATATGATTTACTGGACGGCACGGAGAGAAAAGGCGTTTGACACGAACAAGCTGGTTGAGGTAACCTCGAAGCTATTTCGGATCAGCCTGACCTCCGGCCAGGAAATCACCACGGTTTCCAATGAGATCGAGCACCTCCGGAATTATATCGTCATTCAGCGAAAACGGTATGAAAACTTGATCGATTTCCGATTGGACATCGACGATTCCGTGCTCACCCAGCCAACCGTCAAGCTGATTCACACCCCCTGGTCGAAAACGCAATCTATCACGGGATAG
- a CDS encoding response regulator, whose product MLRIVLVDDETSIREGLAKIISKENAGFIVAGICSNGQEALKFIESTDEDVDVVITDIRMPLVDGLELIKQLKSIQPDIRCIIMSGFTDFEYARQALRYSAVDYLLKPINKKQLFKLLYELEREKEACLGKEQRYLTGVLLSYLKSSTSLCSKLPELSLQLPYFTVHVLRSCDIDALHARLNLAVLDWAGSSDIVDTGDGTLALISYFSQEPRVELVKKLLAQLRPALVSVGVVRAGSSRVYQQAAQLSEAYSEALRACDYGLYDYSTWSGWHYDDLPHPEPDITDWFIRTREMLGEHMQILNTSQIKADLEKLFGELKQVKASRQSIILLCRLIFDTALAELPEWRSFYDTAVEEQLREQMLTCLAFEELKGLFFSFFLKGLEEIRANRLQLADRSVETVKRWIRENYDQQAELSSLANMVYLTPSYLSKLFKQETGMTITDYLIEMRIKKAKHLLKTCPDLKIHEIGCEVGYPDPAYFNKLFKRVVGVTPSEYKKINPLNSSLSKE is encoded by the coding sequence ATGCTTCGAATCGTACTAGTCGATGACGAAACCTCAATTCGCGAAGGACTAGCCAAAATAATCAGTAAAGAGAACGCTGGATTTATCGTAGCCGGTATTTGCTCTAACGGGCAGGAGGCATTGAAGTTTATTGAATCAACAGACGAGGATGTAGATGTAGTTATTACAGATATTCGCATGCCGCTTGTTGACGGATTGGAGCTCATCAAGCAGTTGAAATCCATTCAGCCGGATATCCGGTGCATTATTATGAGCGGATTCACTGATTTCGAGTACGCCCGTCAGGCGCTTCGTTATTCTGCGGTAGACTACCTGCTCAAGCCGATTAACAAGAAGCAGCTGTTCAAGCTGCTCTATGAGCTGGAAAGAGAGAAGGAAGCCTGTCTTGGCAAAGAGCAGCGCTACCTCACCGGGGTTCTGCTTTCTTATTTGAAGAGTTCCACCTCCCTTTGCAGCAAGCTGCCTGAGTTGAGCCTGCAGTTGCCCTACTTTACTGTACATGTCCTGCGCAGCTGCGATATAGACGCGCTTCATGCCCGACTGAATCTAGCGGTTTTAGACTGGGCTGGTTCTAGCGATATCGTGGATACAGGAGACGGTACGCTCGCACTGATAAGCTACTTTTCACAGGAACCACGCGTGGAGCTTGTTAAGAAGCTATTGGCTCAACTGCGCCCAGCTCTCGTTTCCGTCGGGGTTGTCCGTGCTGGTTCCAGCCGCGTATATCAACAGGCAGCTCAATTAAGCGAAGCCTACAGCGAAGCGCTACGGGCTTGTGACTACGGATTGTACGATTATTCTACTTGGAGCGGCTGGCACTACGACGACTTGCCGCATCCTGAGCCCGACATCACGGATTGGTTCATCCGCACAAGGGAAATGCTAGGCGAGCATATGCAGATATTGAATACGTCCCAAATAAAAGCCGATCTGGAGAAATTGTTTGGCGAGCTCAAACAAGTCAAGGCCTCTCGGCAATCGATCATCTTATTATGCCGACTTATTTTCGATACAGCATTAGCCGAACTTCCAGAATGGAGATCTTTCTACGATACCGCGGTCGAAGAGCAGCTCAGGGAACAGATGCTGACCTGTCTTGCTTTTGAAGAGCTAAAAGGTTTATTCTTCTCCTTTTTTCTTAAAGGACTCGAAGAAATCCGGGCAAATCGTCTCCAATTGGCGGACAGGTCGGTTGAAACGGTCAAGCGTTGGATTCGCGAGAACTACGATCAGCAAGCGGAGCTTAGCAGCCTGGCCAACATGGTATACCTGACCCCGAGCTATCTCAGCAAGCTCTTCAAACAAGAGACAGGCATGACGATTACCGATTACTTAATCGAAATGCGGATTAAGAAAGCAAAGCATTTACTCAAAACATGCCCTGACTTGAAAATCCACGAAATCGGCTGTGAGGTAGGCTACCCTGATCCGGCTTATTTTAACAAGCTGTTCAAACGTGTCGTCGGTGTGACGCCTAGTGAATATAAGAAGATAAATCCACTGAACTCCTCCCTATCGAAAGAATAA
- a CDS encoding sensor histidine kinase, with amino-acid sequence MTDNAMDKVDRYIADLKRYTILPLYNKDVERHLDQRGTDWDKNTSINMFLMYLANMKEEIAAVYMTDRFGTVFYNKKPGINEVYPEDRFAEWEMRTQEAGVSPVLLGTHSIRINGSEQRQVFTIMRGIQSVSTLKNIGIIVIDVDIRLFEEIIQPLNTVTHGNTFIVDEQGKVVYNHDPSMLGQDLSGSSQLRQATDQRGHFELEIEGKPYISVYSVSESTGWTTITYIPLTELLAPMKLSRNALMITTLIIIFFALAVAIFISYALTKPLTRTVRLMKQVQRGNLDVHVQVKYNDEIGRLSSHFNRMILRIQELLQEVYETEKSKQKADILALQNQINPHFIYNTLESIRMLAELNDDDRVAELTYLLGLLLRYSITRSDETVTIEQELSHVQNYLHLLQIRFPDKLEFHISVPQNFYHLSIIKLVFQPIVENAVFHGLEKQEKPGTITITAWNEGMDAIFKIRDDGIGMDKERLAQLNRSLTDGKVDKFGIGLRNVNERIRLHYGDSSNLTVDSKPGEGTTVTLKIAGLLRDEG; translated from the coding sequence ATGACTGACAACGCGATGGACAAAGTGGATCGCTATATCGCTGATCTAAAACGCTATACCATACTTCCACTCTATAACAAAGACGTAGAGAGGCATTTGGATCAACGCGGGACGGATTGGGATAAGAACACGAGTATTAATATGTTCCTCATGTATCTGGCAAATATGAAAGAGGAAATTGCCGCAGTCTATATGACCGATCGGTTTGGAACAGTTTTCTACAATAAAAAGCCCGGCATTAACGAGGTCTATCCTGAGGATCGATTTGCAGAATGGGAGATGCGGACGCAGGAGGCCGGCGTCTCCCCCGTCCTGCTGGGCACGCACTCGATCCGAATCAACGGTTCGGAACAGCGGCAGGTGTTCACAATAATGCGGGGCATTCAATCGGTCAGCACGCTGAAGAACATCGGAATCATCGTCATTGACGTAGATATCCGTTTATTCGAAGAGATTATCCAGCCGTTAAACACAGTCACTCATGGCAATACCTTTATTGTCGACGAGCAAGGAAAAGTCGTATATAACCACGATCCTTCGATGCTAGGCCAAGATTTAAGCGGCAGTTCCCAGCTTCGACAGGCTACTGATCAGCGCGGGCACTTCGAGCTGGAGATCGAAGGCAAGCCGTACATTTCGGTATACAGCGTGTCTGAAAGCACGGGATGGACGACAATTACCTATATCCCGCTGACCGAGTTGCTCGCGCCGATGAAGCTAAGCCGAAACGCCCTTATGATAACGACGTTGATTATTATATTCTTTGCCCTGGCGGTAGCTATCTTTATTTCCTACGCGCTGACCAAGCCGCTCACCCGTACGGTGCGATTAATGAAGCAGGTGCAGCGTGGTAATCTGGACGTCCACGTTCAGGTAAAATATAACGATGAAATCGGCAGACTCAGCAGTCATTTCAATCGCATGATTCTCCGGATTCAGGAGCTGCTGCAGGAAGTTTACGAAACTGAGAAAAGCAAACAAAAAGCGGATATACTCGCTTTGCAAAACCAAATTAATCCGCACTTCATATATAACACGCTGGAATCGATTCGCATGCTGGCCGAGCTCAATGATGATGATCGTGTGGCCGAGCTCACTTATTTACTTGGTTTGCTCCTAAGATACAGCATCACGCGCAGCGATGAGACGGTAACGATCGAACAGGAGCTAAGCCATGTCCAAAACTATTTGCACTTGCTGCAAATTCGTTTTCCGGACAAATTAGAATTTCATATCTCCGTTCCGCAGAACTTCTATCATCTGTCGATCATTAAGCTGGTCTTTCAACCGATAGTAGAGAATGCGGTATTTCACGGACTCGAGAAGCAGGAGAAACCCGGCACGATCACGATCACCGCTTGGAACGAAGGAATGGACGCCATATTTAAAATTCGCGACGACGGCATAGGTATGGATAAAGAAAGATTGGCCCAGTTGAACCGCAGCCTAACCGATGGAAAGGTAGATAAATTCGGTATCGGACTGCGTAATGTCAACGAAAGAATCCGCCTTCACTATGGCGACAGCTCGAACTTAACCGTTGATAGCAAGCCAGGGGAAGGAACAACGGTTACATTAAAGATTGCGGGTCTCCTGAGGGACGAAGGATAG
- a CDS encoding sensor histidine kinase: MAGGKGDIHIRVYSDEAHLIYEVHDNGAGLDPKEMQRLMINPEKENRGSGVKNVNDRIKLYFGNEYGLFFEWNPEQGTTVTANQPKNEKMQHD, encoded by the coding sequence ATGGCGGGAGGGAAAGGCGACATACATATCCGCGTATATTCCGATGAGGCTCATCTGATTTATGAGGTTCATGATAACGGAGCCGGATTGGATCCCAAAGAGATGCAGCGGTTGATGATCAATCCGGAGAAGGAAAACCGCGGTTCCGGGGTCAAAAACGTGAACGATCGTATCAAACTTTACTTTGGCAACGAATACGGCCTATTCTTCGAATGGAATCCGGAACAGGGGACAACCGTAACAGCAAACCAACCGAAGAACGAGAAGATGCAACATGATTAA
- a CDS encoding group II intron maturase-specific domain-containing protein, with protein MRQTIRGWRMHLNPDLEIDYLSRMFNASVRGWINYYGHFYKSQLYPVLRHMNDALVKWARRKYKKLESHKTWAIRWLGRLAKNIPELFAHWQLGILPAAG; from the coding sequence ATGAGGCAGACGATAAGAGGATGGCGGATGCATTTGAACCCGGATTTGGAAATTGATTACCTGTCAAGAATGTTCAATGCTTCCGTCAGGGGTTGGATTAACTACTATGGGCACTTTTACAAGTCACAATTATATCCTGTTCTGCGTCATATGAATGATGCGCTCGTCAAGTGGGCTCGGCGGAAATACAAGAAGTTGGAGAGTCACAAGACGTGGGCTATTCGGTGGCTAGGGCGACTAGCGAAGAACATTCCCGAACTGTTTGCACATTGGCAGTTAGGAATACTGCCTGCGGCTGGATAA
- a CDS encoding ABC transporter substrate-binding protein, translating to MKKKGLLIAFMMVFALTAALTGCSGGKSGNGGNAAPNNGSTNKAESNSAGNYTSAKLSGKVTFLTNRTDMIGKEYDDYVKRFNEKYPDIQIEFEASQTDYNQQIKVRMASGELPDLMFIPDIPNSDLPKYFAPLDDLDLSAEVTFKDFKSFDGKLYGITTGNSTSGIIYNKQAFADAGITEIPKTWDEFLEACEKLKQNGVIPLSSNFKDKWPLGSWVFDMPRVIENNKDFPNARLNMDEPFTMDNGYGKAMSLLRTLAEKGYLEKDINSTNWEQSKKDVANGKMGMYFLGNWVINQVIGVGAESDDIGFFPLPFDNSGEIRAAFNPDFFYAVSKDSKNLEATKAFLTWMLEDSGYEDFAGFISPLEGRESKLTQLAEFQATGVELQEGTPDDPKVIEISNKAQIDLPAIAQEFVLAKDPQSVLDKWNKAWAKAKQDLGY from the coding sequence ATGAAAAAGAAAGGTTTATTAATCGCATTCATGATGGTATTCGCACTAACCGCGGCACTAACAGGCTGCAGCGGAGGCAAAAGTGGAAATGGCGGAAATGCCGCACCAAACAACGGTTCGACCAATAAGGCTGAATCAAATTCAGCCGGCAATTACACCTCCGCAAAGCTTAGCGGAAAGGTTACCTTCCTTACCAACCGGACGGACATGATCGGCAAGGAATACGATGACTACGTCAAACGCTTTAATGAGAAATACCCTGACATCCAAATCGAGTTCGAGGCGAGCCAGACGGATTACAACCAGCAAATCAAAGTACGTATGGCCAGCGGAGAGCTTCCTGATCTCATGTTCATCCCGGATATTCCGAACTCCGACCTGCCAAAATACTTTGCACCGCTCGATGATCTGGATTTAAGCGCTGAAGTAACCTTTAAGGACTTCAAATCTTTTGATGGCAAGCTATACGGAATCACGACAGGTAACTCGACTTCTGGAATCATTTATAACAAACAAGCTTTTGCCGATGCCGGGATCACTGAGATTCCAAAAACATGGGATGAATTCCTCGAGGCCTGCGAGAAACTGAAGCAAAACGGTGTTATTCCACTCTCTTCCAATTTTAAAGATAAATGGCCACTGGGCAGTTGGGTGTTCGATATGCCAAGAGTGATCGAGAACAATAAGGACTTCCCGAACGCCAGATTGAATATGGATGAGCCATTTACGATGGACAACGGATATGGCAAAGCGATGTCTCTGCTGAGAACTCTGGCTGAGAAGGGCTATCTGGAGAAGGATATCAATTCCACCAACTGGGAGCAATCCAAGAAAGACGTAGCAAACGGGAAAATGGGCATGTACTTCCTAGGCAACTGGGTCATCAATCAAGTCATTGGCGTTGGGGCCGAATCGGACGACATCGGATTCTTCCCTCTTCCCTTCGACAACTCCGGCGAAATCAGAGCAGCCTTTAATCCGGACTTTTTTTATGCCGTAAGCAAAGATAGCAAAAATCTAGAAGCGACCAAAGCATTCTTGACCTGGATGCTGGAAGATTCAGGGTATGAAGATTTCGCCGGATTCATCTCTCCGCTGGAGGGCCGCGAATCCAAGCTGACACAGCTCGCAGAGTTCCAGGCCACCGGGGTAGAGCTTCAGGAAGGCACGCCGGATGATCCGAAGGTCATCGAAATTTCCAACAAAGCTCAAATCGATTTACCGGCAATCGCCCAGGAATTCGTATTGGCGAAAGACCCCCAAAGCGTGTTAGATAAATGGAATAAAGCGTGGGCCAAAGCAAAACAGGATCTCGGATATTAA
- a CDS encoding IS110 family transposase: protein MFYRGDVKPHRTWAEELIELQHLTRQHEFMTSLHVQAKLNARALLEQVCPTYEKVFYNLFSTTSLHVLRSMLRGNTVTEEIVRKTAGSSLGAAWTRTKLEQIQALSSHSKTSNAQRTALLCMVEIVLTQQETA, encoded by the coding sequence ATGTTTTACCGTGGGGATGTGAAGCCACATCGAACATGGGCGGAGGAACTGATCGAATTGCAACACCTGACACGCCAGCATGAATTTATGACGTCCTTGCATGTGCAGGCCAAGTTGAACGCAAGAGCCTTGTTGGAGCAGGTATGTCCCACCTATGAGAAAGTATTCTACAATCTGTTTTCTACGACATCCTTGCATGTTCTACGCTCTATGCTAAGAGGCAACACCGTCACCGAGGAAATAGTCCGGAAGACAGCAGGATCTTCCCTCGGAGCAGCATGGACTCGAACAAAACTAGAGCAAATCCAAGCATTATCGTCTCATAGCAAAACAAGTAATGCTCAGCGGACGGCATTGCTGTGCATGGTGGAAATCGTGCTAACCCAACAAGAAACAGCTTGA
- a CDS encoding helix-turn-helix transcriptional regulator → MDRIGHEVPTARNGRGETGTSQALGGPAAGMQQHDRLVQGQAMVRLLFAQLLISLGRLRQEYSTSGQQEYDHYVKQCLNYLHENYDQEIHVQDVAGIVNLHPGYLQRIFKNHTGETLMQYLTRLRMDKASMLLHTDIPVADIADYVGIGSRQYFHALFKKHTGFTPVHYRKARFTRINNL, encoded by the coding sequence TTGGATCGCATCGGACATGAAGTCCCAACTGCCAGAAATGGCAGGGGAGAGACTGGAACAAGCCAAGCCCTTGGGGGCCCGGCAGCAGGGATGCAGCAGCATGACAGGCTTGTCCAGGGTCAGGCCATGGTGCGACTATTGTTTGCCCAGCTGCTCATCTCGCTTGGACGGCTAAGACAGGAGTATAGCACAAGCGGACAGCAGGAATACGATCATTATGTAAAGCAGTGCCTCAATTATCTGCATGAGAACTATGACCAGGAAATCCATGTGCAGGATGTAGCAGGGATTGTCAATCTGCATCCGGGCTATTTACAGCGTATTTTTAAGAATCATACGGGCGAGACGTTGATGCAATATCTAACGCGGCTGCGGATGGACAAGGCATCTATGCTGCTGCACACGGATATTCCGGTTGCCGATATTGCAGATTATGTGGGGATTGGCAGCCGGCAGTATTTCCATGCTCTCTTTAAGAAGCATACTGGCTTTACCCCGGTGCATTATCGTAAAGCGCGCTTTACAAGAATAAATAACCTGTAA
- a CDS encoding group II intron reverse transcriptase/maturase, whose product MQFPRATHRLLGFSGPKHETIKIKEEVKSFLATELKLTLSEEKTLITHAKTEKARFLGYDIHVLQQDTKRDQRGQRSINGSIGLRIPDGKMKDKARQYKKGGKPTHRKERTMNSDFDIIAQYQSEFRGFAQYYLLAYNAHQLHSLKQTMEWSLARTLANKFKSTPNKIFKKYKMTRETDGQSYKVLQTEVKR is encoded by the coding sequence GTGCAATTCCCTCGGGCTACTCACCGGCTGCTTGGTTTTTCCGGTCCGAAGCACGAAACGATCAAGATCAAAGAAGAAGTTAAAAGCTTCCTTGCGACTGAATTAAAGCTAACGCTCAGTGAAGAGAAAACCTTGATTACGCATGCGAAGACGGAAAAAGCGCGATTTCTCGGTTATGACATTCATGTTCTGCAACAGGACACGAAACGTGACCAGCGCGGGCAGCGCAGTATTAATGGGAGCATCGGACTTCGCATTCCGGACGGGAAGATGAAGGACAAGGCAAGACAGTATAAAAAAGGCGGAAAACCAACTCACCGCAAAGAACGGACGATGAATTCCGATTTCGACATCATTGCGCAATACCAGTCCGAATTCCGGGGATTCGCACAATACTACCTGCTTGCTTATAATGCGCATCAATTGCACAGCCTCAAGCAAACGATGGAATGGTCTCTAGCACGAACCCTTGCGAACAAGTTTAAATCAACGCCGAACAAAATATTTAAGAAATACAAAATGACGCGCGAAACGGATGGGCAAAGCTACAAGGTGCTTCAAACGGAAGTGAAGCGCTAA